One genomic segment of Candidatus Berkiella aquae includes these proteins:
- a CDS encoding MATE family efflux transporter: MISTLFQSFGIAVNRSATQVASIIITAILGLYSIQVLAEFSLALTFAAILFAIVTTVQMGTQAELGKRFAEKNISKMFDLFKSTLIVVNIVACIIAVAIWILPNPFSSAGDVELARQAMKTLKILVLSLPLVATLTTITFLLESTGKTKKVVFLRTAQVFLQVGFIVFFVWFKEKGWLNLEVSASHIAIMYLLSDLCMLMIGIMLLFMHIRREFRTYPQIETKSNISKSMIYEVTRLGSPVMVGMIGQRMLFYCYANYIASLGILQMSSFSILNSVIFFFQIPLMGVAHLMTIKIGNSLGEKRHLGLQKTFLAFIKLFTLELCVIGFVFYCLLPLILPQMTDDIEILQLLNSLQWIIMVYFVMNAALTFCMSGLRGYSDTLTPQLMILAILSLGVIAIYLISPATLGISGILLIFSIAGLIAAFFLFKRMVTMQKNEIAILQIEERGQIYR, translated from the coding sequence ATGATTTCAACGTTATTTCAATCTTTTGGAATTGCAGTGAATAGAAGTGCAACGCAAGTTGCTTCCATTATAATTACGGCTATCTTGGGTTTATATAGTATACAAGTGCTTGCAGAATTTAGTCTTGCACTCACGTTTGCGGCAATTTTGTTTGCAATAGTGACGACAGTTCAGATGGGCACACAAGCTGAACTAGGTAAACGATTTGCAGAAAAAAACATCAGCAAGATGTTTGATCTTTTTAAGTCAACATTGATCGTTGTTAATATCGTGGCCTGCATTATTGCAGTCGCAATATGGATATTACCAAATCCATTTTCAAGTGCGGGCGATGTTGAGCTTGCGCGACAAGCGATGAAAACATTAAAAATATTAGTGCTTAGCTTACCCTTGGTTGCAACTTTAACAACCATTACCTTTCTTTTAGAAAGTACAGGTAAAACTAAAAAAGTGGTCTTTCTAAGAACGGCTCAAGTTTTTCTTCAAGTTGGTTTTATTGTATTTTTTGTATGGTTTAAAGAAAAGGGGTGGTTAAATCTAGAAGTATCTGCATCGCATATAGCGATAATGTATCTATTAAGTGATTTATGCATGTTAATGATAGGCATTATGTTACTTTTTATGCATATTAGAAGAGAGTTCAGGACTTATCCTCAAATAGAAACAAAATCAAACATTTCAAAAAGTATGATATATGAAGTAACGAGATTGGGGAGTCCTGTTATGGTAGGCATGATAGGGCAAAGGATGCTTTTCTATTGTTATGCAAATTATATTGCATCTTTGGGTATCTTACAGATGTCATCGTTTTCGATTCTTAATTCAGTCATATTTTTCTTTCAAATACCTTTAATGGGAGTGGCACACTTAATGACGATTAAAATTGGAAATTCATTAGGTGAAAAAAGACATTTAGGGCTGCAAAAAACTTTTCTAGCATTTATTAAATTATTTACTTTAGAGCTCTGTGTGATTGGTTTCGTTTTTTATTGCTTGTTGCCACTTATTTTGCCGCAAATGACAGATGATATTGAAATACTGCAATTATTAAACTCATTACAATGGATAATCATGGTCTACTTTGTTATGAATGCGGCATTAACTTTCTGTATGAGCGGGCTTAGAGGATATTCAGATACACTGACACCACAATTAATGATTTTAGCTATTTTATCGTTAGGCGTTATTGCCATCTATTTAATTTCACCTGCAACATTGGGTATTTCGGGAATTCTTTTGATATTTAGCATAGCAGGTCTGATAGCAGCATTTTTTCTTTTTAAACGAATGGTAACAATGCAGAAAAATGAAATAGCGATATTACAGATTGAAGAAAGGGGTCAGATATACCGATGA
- a CDS encoding ankyrin repeat domain-containing protein has product MKDFNNTVTPIDRGDEIETHLYSEKPSDIAELTESEEDEQSNYEMDEDVDVDVVVIENQSHTGKKVANFGSSNNTEIRYRTLTTPTIKLSDYFPSLQGMKSILGNSLFARKALELSSNLHNPLVARYCMKMGAHPNQWTSKGQTPLHLAVINNNIEFVKECIRQKEELSITFNEANSQGQLLVHLALAHNPTREIFHLLMAEGNNAKPRFVTEDFFLAFIINETSKTSNRTPFHTAVLVSDVDVINRDITQAIAENSVNDLNSTERLSGQTVLHTAAMVGNPEVLRALLSVNAIKNDINLEITEGGRQGLTPLYIAAGYGHIEAVELLIANGANVNQAAMNGETPIAAAFRQRFFDVVAYLREHGARLPDTIQNPVNPAQSTHEDTIHETVAQAAINLKSHYSQHNLTRALRELETWLQDLDHTDTKVSAALDAFAWLNELSYVEPISKVSFNEALALTWIGLNDVAQIIRSAPHAASDDNELDSLINARRKLLVQHLYEIERGGNLDEDGRDNNRLASRICTGGAFNKLIHTLHGHEKVFIIIVNNETILRKAEALCKERFFALPLIRQQELAKLWTMQNGFPSHLWNEVRESVVTDLKDAYNHLVSNAHLQSLIDIKVNRCIERQLEHAIPYMNPPQAVEQITQQAPEVASSSNGYLPALNSKKEKRKKSGSQATAKTSKKFKNSP; this is encoded by the coding sequence ATGAAGGATTTTAATAATACAGTTACACCTATTGACCGGGGTGACGAGATTGAGACTCATCTTTACTCTGAAAAACCTTCTGATATCGCCGAGCTAACTGAATCAGAGGAAGACGAGCAAAGTAATTATGAAATGGACGAAGATGTAGATGTAGATGTAGTTGTGATTGAAAATCAGAGTCACACTGGCAAAAAAGTAGCGAATTTTGGATCATCTAACAACACAGAAATAAGATATCGCACACTAACGACACCCACCATTAAACTATCCGATTACTTCCCTTCATTGCAAGGAATGAAAAGCATACTTGGCAACAGTTTATTTGCAAGAAAGGCCTTGGAATTGTCATCGAATCTGCACAATCCGCTAGTTGCCAGATATTGCATGAAAATGGGTGCTCATCCTAATCAATGGACATCAAAAGGACAAACTCCATTACATTTAGCGGTTATAAATAATAATATAGAATTCGTAAAAGAGTGCATTCGTCAAAAAGAAGAACTCTCCATTACGTTTAATGAAGCAAACTCACAAGGGCAGCTATTGGTTCATTTAGCGTTAGCTCACAATCCCACCAGAGAAATTTTTCATTTACTCATGGCCGAAGGAAATAATGCCAAGCCACGTTTTGTAACGGAAGATTTTTTTCTGGCGTTTATCATTAACGAAACATCTAAAACATCTAATAGAACACCGTTTCATACCGCAGTTTTGGTAAGTGATGTAGACGTAATCAATCGTGATATTACCCAAGCTATCGCCGAAAATTCAGTAAATGACTTAAATTCAACTGAACGTTTAAGTGGCCAAACGGTACTACATACAGCAGCTATGGTAGGCAACCCCGAAGTGCTTCGAGCATTACTCAGCGTGAATGCTATAAAAAATGATATTAATTTAGAAATAACCGAGGGAGGAAGACAAGGTCTTACGCCATTATATATTGCAGCCGGTTATGGCCACATAGAAGCGGTTGAATTATTAATAGCAAATGGCGCGAATGTTAACCAAGCAGCAATGAATGGTGAGACACCCATAGCTGCAGCATTTCGTCAGCGATTTTTTGATGTGGTTGCTTATTTGAGAGAACATGGCGCAAGGTTACCTGATACTATTCAAAACCCCGTTAACCCCGCGCAAAGTACCCATGAAGATACCATTCATGAAACAGTCGCTCAAGCAGCCATCAATTTAAAATCTCATTATTCACAACACAATTTGACCCGTGCATTGAGAGAATTAGAAACTTGGCTTCAAGATCTTGATCACACAGATACAAAAGTAAGTGCTGCTCTGGATGCGTTTGCTTGGTTAAATGAACTCTCATACGTTGAACCTATTTCTAAGGTTTCTTTTAATGAAGCTTTAGCATTAACTTGGATAGGGTTAAATGACGTCGCGCAAATTATTCGAAGTGCACCGCACGCAGCGTCAGATGATAATGAGCTAGATTCACTTATTAATGCTCGACGCAAATTGCTGGTGCAGCATTTATATGAAATAGAACGCGGTGGTAATCTGGATGAAGATGGAAGGGATAACAATCGACTTGCCTCAAGGATTTGTACGGGTGGGGCATTTAATAAACTCATCCATACTTTACATGGTCATGAAAAAGTCTTCATCATAATTGTGAATAATGAGACAATCTTGCGCAAAGCTGAAGCACTATGTAAAGAGCGCTTCTTCGCGTTGCCGTTAATACGGCAACAAGAATTAGCAAAATTATGGACTATGCAAAATGGCTTTCCATCTCATTTATGGAATGAAGTTCGTGAATCAGTCGTTACCGATCTCAAAGACGCTTACAATCACTTAGTGTCAAATGCCCATCTGCAATCTTTAATTGATATTAAAGTAAACCGATGCATAGAGCGCCAGTTAGAGCACGCTATTCCGTATATGAACCCTCCGCAAGCGGTGGAACAGATAACGCAGCAAGCACCAGAGGTGGCCTCATCATCGAATGGATACTTACCAGCATTAAATTCGAAAAAAGAAAAGCGAAAGAAAAGTGGATCTCAAGCTACTGCTAAAACTTCCAAAAAATTTAAAAACTCCCCCTAA
- the tnpA gene encoding IS200/IS605 family transposase has translation MSHSFRSHYFHIVWSTKNRADLITNNIQSRLYAYIGGIVKSHQGVLLQIGGTANHLHLLISIRNIDKLSYLIREIKSRTSVWVHSNFINCKQFAWQEGYGSFSVSHSAYENIICYIRNQEEHHKIMTFEDEFRTILKKHNIECEEKFIFG, from the coding sequence ATGTCTCACTCATTTCGTTCTCATTATTTTCATATAGTTTGGTCAACTAAAAACCGTGCTGATTTAATCACTAACAATATTCAGTCTCGGTTATATGCCTATATCGGTGGAATTGTTAAGTCTCATCAAGGCGTGCTTTTGCAAATCGGCGGAACAGCAAATCATTTACATTTACTGATTTCAATTAGAAACATTGATAAACTTAGTTATCTTATTCGTGAAATAAAATCGAGAACATCTGTTTGGGTACATTCCAATTTTATTAATTGCAAGCAATTTGCTTGGCAGGAAGGATATGGTTCATTTTCGGTGAGCCATTCAGCATATGAAAATATTATTTGTTACATTCGCAATCAAGAAGAACACCATAAAATAATGACGTTTGAAGATGAATTTAGAACAATATTAAAAAAACATAATATAGAATGTGAAGAGAAATTTATTTTTGGATGA
- the rpoD gene encoding RNA polymerase sigma factor RpoD produces the protein MSYVDQEQQAATQLQDLIAAGKEKGYLTYAEVSDMLPYHIVDPEQVEDIISMINDMGIDVYEDAPDEEALTLTDEIADEDDLARDAVESLAFSPDAEFGRTTDPVRMYMREMGTVELLTRQGEIEIAKRIEVGTRQVLSALAAYPPNVAHVLKEYDRALAEQIRLGEIISGFIEIDSDGNDIVPVAEVENDDTEVDLDAEEFIPPPMVAAKGVAAKNATPAPANGAKAAPAEAKSDEEGEESEGGEASDSDELESGPDPELAAMHFGRLRDAYDKVVKVEANLGLDHPETQQAYADLATVFGVFKFVPRLFEELVGFMRNMLEDVRSHERAIMGLCVQKGKMPRQNFVTSFPGFEVDTTWIERQLDSTKPYVENLRKIKDDVIEHQKQLRAVEIRANRSIVAIKELHRNMSIGEAKARRAKKEMVEANLRLVISIAKKYTNRGLQFLDLIQEGNIGLMKAVDKFEYRRGYKFSTYATWWIRQAITRSIADQARTIRIPVHMIETINKLNRVARQMLQEMGREPTPEELGKRMAMPEDKIRKVLKIAKEPISMETPIGDDEDSHLGDFIEDTVISSPADSATTAGLREATRRILSTLTAREAKVLRMRFGIDMNTDHTLEEVGKQFDVTRERIRQIEAKALRKLRQPSRADDLRSFLVDGDDEEDNPLK, from the coding sequence ATGAGTTATGTTGACCAAGAGCAACAAGCAGCAACGCAGCTGCAGGATTTAATCGCAGCGGGCAAGGAGAAAGGGTATTTAACATACGCTGAAGTCAGCGATATGTTGCCCTATCATATTGTCGATCCAGAGCAGGTCGAAGACATCATTAGCATGATTAATGACATGGGTATTGATGTTTATGAAGATGCTCCAGATGAAGAAGCACTGACATTAACTGATGAAATTGCAGATGAAGATGATTTAGCACGCGATGCGGTTGAATCACTGGCCTTTTCACCCGACGCTGAATTTGGTCGCACGACCGATCCAGTACGTATGTACATGCGTGAAATGGGTACGGTTGAGTTATTAACTCGCCAAGGCGAAATTGAAATTGCAAAACGAATTGAAGTGGGCACCAGACAAGTATTAAGTGCACTAGCTGCTTATCCCCCTAATGTTGCCCATGTGCTGAAAGAGTATGATCGTGCTTTAGCTGAACAAATTCGATTAGGCGAAATTATCAGCGGCTTTATTGAAATTGATAGCGATGGTAATGACATTGTTCCTGTTGCAGAAGTTGAAAATGATGACACGGAAGTGGATCTGGATGCAGAAGAATTTATTCCACCACCGATGGTTGCTGCTAAAGGCGTTGCTGCCAAAAACGCAACACCGGCTCCTGCCAATGGTGCGAAAGCTGCGCCAGCAGAAGCAAAGAGTGATGAAGAGGGTGAAGAATCTGAGGGCGGCGAAGCTAGCGATTCTGATGAACTAGAATCAGGTCCTGATCCTGAGCTAGCAGCAATGCATTTTGGTCGTTTACGCGATGCTTACGATAAAGTTGTAAAAGTCGAAGCAAATCTCGGCCTTGATCATCCTGAAACACAGCAAGCCTATGCTGATCTTGCAACGGTCTTTGGGGTATTTAAATTTGTCCCCCGATTATTTGAAGAGCTCGTTGGCTTCATGCGTAATATGCTAGAAGATGTGCGTTCACATGAAAGAGCCATCATGGGGCTTTGTGTACAAAAAGGCAAAATGCCACGTCAAAATTTTGTGACAAGCTTCCCCGGGTTTGAAGTGGATACCACGTGGATTGAACGTCAATTAGATTCAACCAAGCCCTATGTCGAAAATTTACGTAAAATTAAAGATGATGTTATCGAACATCAAAAACAACTGCGTGCCGTTGAAATTCGTGCTAATCGCTCTATTGTGGCGATTAAAGAGTTACACCGTAATATGTCTATTGGTGAAGCTAAAGCACGTCGTGCAAAGAAAGAAATGGTGGAAGCAAACTTACGTTTGGTTATTTCGATTGCGAAAAAATATACCAATCGTGGCTTGCAATTCTTGGATCTGATTCAAGAAGGTAACATTGGTTTAATGAAAGCGGTTGATAAGTTTGAATATCGCCGTGGTTATAAATTCTCAACCTATGCGACTTGGTGGATTCGACAAGCCATTACACGTTCAATTGCCGATCAAGCACGTACCATTCGTATTCCTGTGCACATGATTGAAACAATTAATAAGTTAAATCGTGTGGCCAGACAGATGTTACAGGAAATGGGCCGAGAGCCCACGCCGGAAGAATTGGGTAAACGCATGGCGATGCCGGAAGATAAAATCCGCAAAGTCTTAAAGATTGCGAAAGAGCCCATTTCTATGGAAACACCGATTGGTGACGATGAAGATTCTCACTTGGGTGACTTTATTGAAGACACCGTGATTTCTTCACCGGCCGATTCGGCGACTACCGCAGGTTTGCGTGAAGCGACCCGCCGTATTTTATCAACCTTAACTGCGCGCGAAGCTAAAGTGTTACGCATGCGTTTTGGTATTGATATGAATACCGATCATACGTTAGAAGAAGTGGGTAAACAGTTTGACGTGACCCGCGAACGGATTAGACAAATCGAAGCCAAAGCATTACGTAAATTACGTCAACCCAGCCGGGCTGATGATTTGCGTAGCTTCTTAGTAGATGGCGACGATGAAGAAGATAATCCGTTAAAGTAA